The sequence below is a genomic window from Marmota flaviventris isolate mMarFla1 chromosome 9, mMarFla1.hap1, whole genome shotgun sequence.
TTGCTGGGATGCTCAGGGGTGGCACCCAGGGGGGGTGTTGCATGTGGCTGCCACCCTGGAGCCCATGACCTCCTTCTCAGACACAGTGGGCCTCTGCCTCCTGGTGGCCGTGAGCACCGAGAGCTCTCTGGGCACCCTCTTTCCCACCTGGACACGACACCACTCAGGCAAACTTCTGCCGTGGTCAGTTCACTAGGCTGGACTCTGGCCCTCTGTCTGCTGGTGGGGACTGAGGCCTAGGACTGCTGGGAGCATCCCGGGGTGTGGCCCATTTCTAGAAGGCGTGACAATATTTCAGGTTCTCACTTGCTCTGGGATGTGTGTGTCCAGCCTGACCCTAGCTGTCCTTGGCATATGCCACTCCTGGCATTGTCCTGTTGCCAGGATGTGCCGTGACATCTGTGTCTTGGCTGTCACCTTGCTACTTTGGGGCCTGCCCCTCACTCTCATTATGTACCTGCCTTTAGAGTATCTGAGCCTGGCCTCTGACTGCTGTGGCTCCCCTCCAGTGTGGTCAGCACGGCTCACCCAGCCGTCTTCTTGGTGGGGAGCCTGCTGGGGGGGAGGCACAGGGAGCCCCTCATGGCTGATGACTGAGGTGAGGGTGGGGGGACGGGGGACCCAGACGTGCCATGCCAGGGTGGTTCCAGCCTCTGAGCTGGGATTGAAAGTCTCTCTTCTGTGGCTTGGCCCCTTTGCAGAACATAGGGCCAcctgcagcccagggctgcgtGGACTGGGGAGGTGTGTCTAGAGAACATGTAGGGCCTCCAAGTGCTGGTGATCATCTGACCACTTGCCACCTGTGTGGGCTTCCCAAGAAACCAAGTCGCCCTCTGAAGATGACAACAACCGCTTGGCCTGAGACCCGCTCTCCCCAGGTCCCCGGAGGCCTGGTGAGGAGGGTTTGGCATTCCCATGGGGACAGTCCTCATTCTTATTGTgatagtcagctttttcattgcaaTGACCAGAAGATGGGGCAAGACCAAATTTAGATGAGGTGAGTTGACTTTGGCTCATGGCTTCTGAGGTCTCACTTACCCGAGCGCTGACATCACTGCTCGGGGACAAGGTGGGGCAGAAAATCACGTAGAAGGCCTCAgagaggacagcagctcaggacacaacCACCAGGACGAGGAGAGATGGGTTGAAGGTCCTTCCCGGGCCCTCTCACGCGGCCGGGACTCCAGGGCAGAGTGGCTGAGCCCGAGCACACCAGAAACCAGACACCAGGTGCCTGGGAACATGTCACGGGCTCTGAGAACCTGGAGGAGGACCAAGGGGCACTGGGCCCGGCCCACATTGCCTGCACAGAAGGGACAGTCAGGGAGGACTCCAACCCACAACTCGGAGCCTCTTGCAGGCCTCCTGGTGTGCTTTGTGCGACATGGGTGGAGGGACCCCAGGTCTGGAGGTGGACGGAAGCCTGGAGGTGAGCAGAGCAGTCAGGCAGGCTGGCCCACTCCGCCTCTGCCCAGTCTGCCCCGGGCTGTTTACAATGGGCTTGCTTGTCCACCAGTACATGGAAGACCAGCAATGAAAGGACCACACGGCCTGTTTTGCAGTGATAAAAGATGATTTATTGAAACAAAATGTTGTATTCCAACAGACAAAGGGAGGAGTGGGGTACTCTTGTCATGGTCGGGGGGATGATGTGATGGGGTGGGGACGGGGGATGTGGCTTCATAATTAAGTGTCCCTGGCCTCAATccgtgcttaaaaaaaaaaaaaaaaaaggtttatcctaggttcaatccaaaAGCCTGTATTTCCCCAGTCTTCAAGAacttttgctgtgctggggaggagcccaggcttccaacatgctgggcaagtgctcttacTCAGAGGGCAGTCCCTGGCCCTTAGATTTGTGAAGTGCTTTCTACACAGTTGCTGCTCAGGGAGTGGCACCTGCTGGTTGGTCAGACCCTCTCCCTGCACTTGCTCCTACTGTGTTGGGTTGCCCTCCCCCCATTCCATCTGGTTCACAGGAGGTTGCTCTCTACTTCTAACCATTACCAGTTGTTCCATCCTCTTTCATTACTGCACCGGACCATGGCGCCAAAGCAGGTAGCAATGGCCCTGCTGAGATTGCAGTAAGTGCCCCAGACCCACCCCCATCAGAGGAGGCTCCCTCTGCGCAGGCCCAGATGGTTTTGCTCCCCCAATGGACTGTTTGTTAAAGCACTGTGGAGTCAGGAGTCcagtagggtgtgtgtgtgtttgtttgtttattgattgactgattgatttaacatttatttttaggtgtagatggacacaacacaatgcctttatttttatgtggtgctgaggaccaacccaggtcccgcccttgctgggccagcactctaccgctgagccaccatcccagcccctgtatttCTTTATGAATTCTTTAGCAGTAAGTTTCCTTAGAGTGGTTAGCAGCTGCTGTCCACCCCTTGGCAGGTGGCTGCTGTGCAGGCAGCTTCCAGGGCTGGTAGCAGGGGCAGTGTGTGAGGGCTGGTAATGTGCAGATCTGGGATGTGCAGAGGCACTGGGCTCAGAAAGGGACCCAGGTTGACTCAGAAATTGGCTCAGCCAAGTTCTCCTGGTGAAAAGCAGTGATGGGCTCTGGGACTGTGTTGGCTGAGGGAGCACAGGAGGGACATGATTTGCACCTGAAGTGAGTGAGCTTGGAGATTCCAGGGTAGCAGGAGCCAGCACAAAGAGCTCCTGCTCCTACAGAATCTGGAAACCACATCACTGGAAGTGCATCTTCTGAAAGGAGGGGATCAGAATGGTGATGAATGGCTTTGCTGTGAGGTGCTAGGCACATTCCAGCCCCTTGCCACCTGCAGCCAGAACCTCAGACCTTGCACTGACAGCAAATAGGGGCacagcagcagggcttgcagcagctggactggcagcagcagggcttgcagcCGCAAtcctggcagcagcagggcttgcagcCGCAAtcctggcagcagcagggcttgcagcagctggatTGACAGCAGCTAtcctggcagcagcagggcttgcagcagcAGGACTTGCAGCAGCTgtcctggcagcagcagggcttgcagcagctggactggcagcagcagggcttgcaggAGCTGGACTTGCAGCAGCTGGATTTGCAGCAGCTGGATTGACAGCAGCTATCCTGGCAGCTGCAGGGCTTGCAGCAGCAGGACTTGCAGCAGCTgtcctggcagcagcagggcttgcagcagctggactggcagcagcagggcttgcagcagctaGACTTGCAGCAGCTGTCCTGgcagcagggcttgcagcagcttGATTGACAGCAGCTGGACTTGCAGCCCCCACAGGAGCCACAGCCCCCCTTGCAGCCCCCACAGGAGCCACATCCCCCCTTGCAGCCTCCACAGGAGCCACAGCCCCCCTTGCAGCCCCCACAGGAGCCACAGCCCCCCTTGCAGCCCCCACAGGCGCCACAGCCCCCTTTGCAGCCCCCACAGGAGCCACAGCTGGAGCAGGAACAGGCTGGCACACAGCAGCACatgggcttgcagcagctggagcCACAGCCCCCACAGCTGGAGCCACAGCCCCCGGAGCAGCCACAGCAGgtcatggttctggaggtggagggtggaggaggtGAGAGCAGCAGGTGGAGAGGGAGGAGTGAGGTGTGGGGTCTCCTGAGCCAGGGCTTTATGTACCTGCGGGGGGTCAGGCACCTGGTCACTTCCTCCTGTGTGCAGGGTGTTTCCTCAGGTCACGTTCTCTCCTGCTGTATTCTTTTCCTGCTTTCCCGTGACTGCATGTACTAGCCATGTCCGTAGGTTTCTAAATTTGGCCTTTTCCTTGTCCATGCCATTTCAGTCTGACTGACTGGGCTTCCTGGGTGCTGGCCACCGGCCTCCCGTGCTGCCTGCTGTGGCCCGTGGGTGGTGGCAGCATGCCCAGTCTCCCGCACATCTGTCTGGACTTCCACTCTTTTCTATCTGGGGTTCACGTGCTACATTAGGATGATCCTGTCCTTACCAAGGAGAGGATGCCCTCGTCCATGTGACCTGGGAATGCTCTTATTGGGAGAATCCCTGCAGATATGACTGGGGGCCTCATCTCGTATAGTACAGATGGACCCTCAACGTGTCCTTATGGGGAGACAGAGGGAGGTTTGctgcaaagagaagagagagatgaatGGGAGATGCCAAGGTCAGAGAGCCTTGATCCCTCCCCCAGGGGTTGCTGATTCCCCATCCCCTCCAGCAGCGGCACACGCACAAGTGGTCCTCCCGGGGCCTGCAGGGGCAGCGTGCTGAGCTCCTtcagctcctgaggctgaggtgGCACTTCTGGCACAGGGTGGCATGTGTGGGTTCTGTGATGGCAAGCTGCACCCACAGAGGATGGTGCTGGCTTTGGTATTTGGAGCTTGGCTGTGAGGAGGATCTAGAAATGTGGGCGTGGTTTGGAGATTGGGTGCTGGGTAGGGGCTGCAGGGATTGTGAGGTGCAAGCTAGAGAAAGCCTGGGTTGTATGGAAGAACCTTTGGGCAGACGTATGGAGGTTCAAGGTGCCCTGGGGGGACTCAGCAGGAATCGGGGAGCAGGTACTGGAGACGACAGGCAAGGCTGTCCTGGTCACCTGCTTGCAGGACACTCAGCTTAGTCAGTCAGGTTGCAGGGCGTGCAGGAGGCAGAACTGTGATGGGTGGGACCCCTGACCCAGGAGACCTCTAACCGAGGGCACACCCTGGTGTTTTCCTGGTCCTTGTGATGTGAGAGCAGCGGGATGCTACAGGAAAGGactgcccagcccaggagccagcccCTGATCATCTGGGGGAGTCTCAGCCCGTCCAGACTGCAGAGACTTGGATGGGGATTTTAACAACTGGGAAAGCTCTGGACAGACCTGGGGTGTCTGGCCAACCATGTTGCTGAGGAGATTAGTCCAGCGTCTCCTGAACCCACACAACCACGTCCCAGAAGCAGGAGGGGCATGGTATGGCCCAGGAGCAATCTGGGGGTTCTTGTCTGGGGTGAGGTCCCTCCATACCATGGAAGACCCACGTGGCTTTTGAGAGTTCTATCAGCAAAATCTCTGCCAACTTGGGATAAAGGGATGGAGACAGGCAGCATGAAGAAACGCTGTTGGACTTCCAAAATTCTACAGTGGACAGGGTGAGCAAGTGATCTGGGGGCAGCAGTTGGCACCGTCAAGAAAAGAGAGGGGCTGCGTGGGCAGAGAGGCAGGTCCAGAGTGCGCCAGGCTGTGGAGGCAGCGCCTGGGATGCAGGCCACAGGGCACCTGCAGCTCAAGACCAGAGGTCAGCTCTGCTGGGTTCCATGGTTTCTGAGTCTGGGGAAGCCCTTCTGTTCCCTGCTGGAAGAGCGGTTTCTGTAAGCATTGTCTCATGCCTGACCCGCCTGTGATTTGTGATTTGCAGGGTAGTTCCCCAAGCCCAAGGTGCAGAGGACTTTTGTGCGGGGTCATTCCCTGAGACCCACCACACCTTATTTAGATGAAATTGGGTTTTTCTAATGGATTCTGTTTCTGTGAGTTTGAGGACTTGGGTTAATGCTGTAGTGGGGGAAGACTTCAGGGGAACTTTGGTGGAGTGAGTGTATTCTGCTTGTGGGACAAATGTGGGGGTATTTGGGGGCCACCGGATGGTCTATAGTGGGAGGAATAATGGCACCCACAGATGTTAGGCCCCCAGGGCCACAACCAGTGCATGGGGCCTTCTAGTAAAGCACAGCTTTCTGCCAGAGAAATGTACAGTACAGGGAGCACAGAACTTGATCTCGGTTTACCCTTTGTCCAACAGGATTTCAACGTTGAGTTTCAAGTTTTTTAGTCATCTGTATTTATCATTAAAACCTACAAGACATTATTTTGTGATTTAGCCAATACTCATTTAAATTTACCCAATTTGCCACTGCCTttactttctaattatttttgtgatttgGATCTTCTCACTGTATCCTTAGGGATGTACGTATTTGTTTTGCTGTTCTGGGAATCGAACCTGGGGCCTCACTCACTCTAGGCGAATGTGAGCTACATTCCTAAGCctgtctgcctccctccctccctccctccctccctccctccctccctatctATCAATCACCTGTCATCTATTAATCTATCATTCATGCATTATCTCTCAATCATCGCCCTCCCTACCTGTCTTCCATTCATCAGCTCTAAGGTATGATGGGCATACAGGAGACTGACTCTCAGTGGGAAGTGCAGGGTTTGGGGATCTGCACAGGTCTCTGTACCTGTGCAACAGCCTCCTGGGCAGATGTGGACTGCCCACAGCAGGCAGCGGGTCACCTGGGCTTCTGCTCAGCTCCTTGCCCCTCTAAGTGGCTCTGCTGGCGGCCTCTGTCAAGGTGGGTTCCTTTGCCCTTGTGGGACTTCAGGTGGTTGTGTGCACAGGGTGCAGGCATGCTCCGGAGCCGGGCCTTCCCTGTCCACACCACAGGCTGctgctctgcctcctgcctgggGCTCCCCGCTGGACCCCCCACGCTGCATTTCTTCACTCACCCAGGTCGAGGCTGTTTTCACAGGAAGAAAACCGCTGTGAACCTCCACTTGGAGGACATCTGAGAGCGCGGTTTATCCCGCAGGGTCCAGGGTCTGTTTCCAGCGCCCTAGGTGGCAGGCCATCCCAGCGCCCTTCCCTGCAGACCTTCCCAAGGCCCAGGTGCTGCTCAGTGCGGGTTTATCAGGGGGGCCGCCGGGGGGCGCTGTGCCACGGTCGCTCTGAGCTGAGCTCTGTGTAAGGAGACTCTGCTTCCCCGCAGCCCCTGCTGACCCCTCTGACTGCAAGATGACCTTCAATCTCAAGAGAGGGGTGTATATACTGCAGTTGGTACTGAGGATAACAGACCTCACAACAAATTAGAAACGGGAAGAGGTGGACTATGACATCAGCAGGCTCTAACCTGGAATGTAACATGACTTTATTCATTGGCCTGAACTCTCGGCCCTGATGGGGTTTTCTGCTGGCCTGTGGACACAGAGTCTTGGATTCCGTCTTGATGGGATGacaatttaattttccatttccatgGCGGAAACAGACGGCTGGTTGAGTTCTTGCTCTACTGGGGCTGCTTCACGTGCCCCCTCTCCTGGCGGGGGTGGTTCTGAAAAGACACAAATGGATAggcagtgtagataggtaaatcgagtcacgttggatctaggaggccaattttgagtgagtggGAAGTTGAAGACTGACCCCTGAGTTTTACTGTTTACCAAGATGTAGGGCCAGCCCAGATAGGCCCCCAACTGAGGAAACCATGATTGGTtcccaagtttccagacaaagCGGataatgaaaaaccagcctctacctcagagcaaagcctgtccaaggaagggaaaTCACCTTTgcccttggaaagacccacagagcactcctaggcacattcccaccctgctaagttgtttatctacaaatgacaggagagatctgctgagccaggtgtccctgactcagtcagccTAGGTGGGGACCcttagcaaccccctagcagccaccaatcagcatgagacagggaaatacctgggatgccagatgaccctcccagtagtttatggtggttgataacgtgttgggaaactgctgagagccatggctgagtctgtatggcccctggcattttgccaacagtattgattgacaggcgaggcattactatccgcctctgccgcaacttttgagttctcgcactattttggagttctcgtggggctttccggggattccccgagagttcccattggttggggaagtgcaggaggaggtatttccgggagagattttgcggctgggggttcctggagaagcctcgtggcgcgttcgggaggattccccgggagctgtgtgaagtgtttttctgcgttttaaaaataaagtttgttcctgcttcagtggctcgtgatttgtgcccagccagactgcggcatttggtggcccgtgcggggaacgtctgaagcttcggagtaagtgaaattgcttgcccctaagggaaggcgagagaatgggtgaccattttaaaaaacaatgtgttcttgttttgatttgttttgtgtttgtttcaagctgcctatccctagaattttatcaggcagattgggaaaaatggttggctcaaggtttgaagttgttcgcccctgaggaagagatagaaatagaccacaaatgcacatatcaagaaaataggaaaattgatacaacgattttttgttccgtttttgtttcattctgtttcggttttgttttgtgttatcttattgggttgcgttatctttataacagattagaaattagtaaaaaacaaactgaaagagtgttaagtaaattgttagaggttcagaccatggagaaagacattttagatcaagcaaaagagaaggtctctcaagatagtcagacagaggaagaaaatttaaaggaagaaagcttagaggagaaacagctattagggaaaaagctacaacaggaggctgctactaacaccgttctatcaccagagggcataattcaaccaacagcaccccctatggagatagctgagtggccctcaaaccccgtagttgatagatgggatcctgagacaggacctcaaagattagcatgccctgtacttgagcaggcaggagggcagcgaattcaccgtgctttagatttcaaaacagtgaagcagttaaaggaggctgtaacaacctatggtcctcaagcaccgttcactgtaagcatggtcgaatccattaccaacttggacatgacgccagcagattgggctagtatgtgtaaatctgtgctaaatggaggacaatatttgttatggaaggttgccaatgaggaattttgcagggagacagctagacgaaatgcagcagccggttaccctcaaagaaatctagatatgttgttaggaaaaggaccttatgagggtcaatggcaacaaattgaatatgatcctggcgtatacgtacaaattgctgtagatgcggttagggcatggaaaactttacaggggcatggaggtttacaaggtcaattatctaaggtaatacaaggaactaatgaaccttacgctgaatttgtagataggcttattcaagcagcttccagaatttttggggatacagaacaggcaatgccatttataaaacaactggcttatgaccaagcaaatcgttgttgcagagaggtcattagaccatggagacatgaagatttaaacacatatattaaattatgtagagacattaatgaacaagggcaagtcttagcagcagtacaacaggctttagatgccaggccaaaaacatgctataattgtgatcaaacaggacattttaaaaggagttgccccataggaggagggtttaacaaagctagatatcaaacgaatagaataccgggtatttgcccacgatgtcgtagagggaaacattgggctaatgaatgccgttctcaaaccaccatagagggtattccattatcaaaaaacaggcaaggaccaagtgtttacccacgatatcgtggagaaaggcatcgagctccattgccaaaaaacggacatgggggcccaatgctccggggcccacgaccacaaatgtacggggcactggaggaactcagaaacaccatggaggaacccagcaacaccatcagggtagtgcccaggacacattatccatcagatctctcatcagacgaaccagagggagcgcagggttggacatctgcgcctccgccagagcagtactaactccagagatgggagttcaaatcattcccacaggagtaaaaggacctcttccccaaggaacagtaggcttattgttaggacgcagttcttctacgctaaaaggacttatgataagtcccggggtaattgatcccgattatgaaggtgaaataaaaattatagctagttctccaaagggtatatcagtaatttcaccaggagatagaatagcacagttattaataatacccagcctacatgataaattttccagtagtactatagaaagaggttccaggggattaggctccacaggtgtagattgggctatgctgtctttaaatttagattctcgccccatgctaaaactaaatattcaaggacatgaatttaatgggctactggatacaggtgcagaccttagcatcatatctcgtcaagaatggccacaacattggccgttacaacaagccactcaaacgcttcgaggcctaggagtggcaactaatccccatagaagtgcaatggtattagattggaaggatcctgaaggatgcgaaggaactatacagccatatgtattggatcatcttcctataaatttatggggacgagatgtcctagatcaattaggtttgacattaacaaataaaatcaatccaaatgcgcccactattagggctagacaaggtttcaggaaagaaaaaagattaggagaacaaggcacagcagcacccattcaaatagatcagggaataaatagacatggactgggttttcagaaggggtcactgaggcaataaaaattacttggaaatcagatagaccagtatgggttcctcagaggcccctgactaaagaaaagatacaagcagcccatgacctggtcaaacaacaattagtggagggacatatacaaccttccgtatctccttacaatactcccatttttgtcattaaaaagaaatctggtaaatggagattattgcaagatttaagagccattaataatgagatggttattatgggacctgctcaatcggggattcctcaattgtctgctttgccaaaaacctggtatgttttagctatagatattaaagattgtttttttttcaattccaattcatcctgaggatagtccacattttgcatttactatccctgcactgaatcatgaaggtcctgatcagagatatgaatggaaagtactccctcaagggatggctaacagcccaactatgtgtcaaatttatgttaacaaagcaatccagccacttagaaatcaaaatcctaaactacaaatatttcactatatggatgatgtattgttagcacacaaagataaaaacacattgctagaatgttatgccacacttacaaatttattaaaaaattataatctagagatagcaatagataaagtacaattaaattttccaattaattatttaggagttctattatcctcaaccatggtccgtccaccaaaaattcaaatacgagtagatcaactccaatcacttaacgactttcaaaagttattaggagacataaattggataaggccttatctaggcataccaacaggagagttgggacctttatttgatatcctaaaaggtccatcagatccaaattcaccccgcatgttaacgcctgcagcaagaaaggcattaaaaattattgaaacatatatggaaaatatgcatttggatagaattgatataactttgcctttattatttattgtaataccaacaaaaaatattcctacaggagtattttggcaagaaggtccattattgtggatacatttatcttattctcctaacactattcttactaggtatcctgaggctgtaggacaattaatactcaaaggaataaaagcagcaaagggagtgtttggaatttctcccaataaaattattactccatatactgtggatcaaatt
It includes:
- the LOC139706933 gene encoding keratin-associated protein 5-4-like translates to MVQCSYETGWNNWSSTPDPLLGKPGQNAPFLATSSKMQPVCELCCKRLTAPSQEDLGPQEYALGRFGGTMTCCGCSGGCGSSCGGCGSSCCKPMCCCSSCCQSSCCKPCCQDSCCKSSCCKPCCCQSSCCKPCCCQDSCCKSCCCKPCSCQDSCCQSSCCKSSCCKSSSCKPCCCQSSCCKPCCCQDSCCKSCCCKPCCCQDSCCQSSCCKPCCCQDCGCKPCCCQDCGCKPCCCQSSCCKPCCCAPICCQCKV